In Synchiropus splendidus isolate RoL2022-P1 chromosome 7, RoL_Sspl_1.0, whole genome shotgun sequence, the genomic window tgtcattaaaacattttccacattctGAGCAACAAAACGTCTTCTCACCGGTGTGAATGACCTTGTGTCGATTAAGAACTCTTCTCTGATTAAAACATTTCCCACATTCAGAGCAGGAGAAGGGCTTTTCCCCTGTGTGAATGATCGCATGATTCCTCAGATCTCCGCtatcattaaaacattttccacattccGAGCAGCAGTacggtttctctccagtgtgtgttCTCATGTGTTTATTCAGATCGCCTCgctgaacaaaacatttttgacacaCTGAACAGCTGAAAGGTTTCTCGCCAGTGTGACTTCTCATGTGAGTCTTCAGATTGCATTTCTTCGTGAAGCTTTTCCCGCACAACAAACAGGTAGAAGATTTTTCCCCACtgcatgtttttctgtgttgacAGAGTCCAGACTTGGAGATGAATGTTTTCCCACACTCAGTGCAGCTCAGAGATGGGTCACCTTCTCTCGCCTCActgacagaagaggaaggaTAGGTTCTGGTTCCCTGCCAatgttcactgtcatcagtgtcagatcCGGAAGAGAGTGACCTCTTCTGGTCAGATTGTAGACCAGGATGGGAGCAGGTAACTGGTTCTGGTCCTTTGCATGTGTCTCCAATAGGCTCAGTTTTCATGAGTTGAGTTGAGCTGTTGGTCTGTGGCTCTAAAGACTCAGCACCCTCTTCAACATCTTCATCCTTGACTACAACAATATTGAAGAGGGACTCTGCAGCGTCTTCATCCTCCTGTTCCTCTTTAACACTTGGACATTCAGGGTCCAGTTTGGAACTGCACTCCTGTGGCTCTTCTTtcacacctgcagacacacgGCGATCAGTTTTAAAGCCTCAAGTTTTTGACATACAAGAGAGAAGACTCTCATTGAAATCATAGAGAACGAATTCTCTGAAAGTGAAGTGAGTGAGTTTATCAGTCTCTGTTAGCGTGGATGTCCGCAAATAAGAAGATACCATTTAGACTGTGAAGAACTCAAGCAAATTACACGAGCTAATGTGTCGTCTGCGACCCATTTCTTCGGTAATCCACAGTCAAGCACGGTTGCGAGAGCTCGGCTCAATGACGTCTTTTTTACACACAAATAATAACCGAACGATTTCATATCGATGACTCATTAGGAGCTGCATGTCTTAAGCTCCATTGAAGAAGACAACCGTCCAGAA contains:
- the LOC128762479 gene encoding gastrula zinc finger protein XlCGF17.1-like, producing the protein MEKQRKGVKEEPQECSSKLDPECPSVKEEQEDEDAAESLFNIVVVKDEDVEEGAESLEPQTNSSTQLMKTEPIGDTCKGPEPVTCSHPGLQSDQKRSLSSGSDTDDSEHWQGTRTYPSSSVSEAREGDPSLSCTECGKTFISKSGLCQHRKTCSGEKSSTCLLCGKSFTKKCNLKTHMRSHTGEKPFSCSVCQKCFVQRGDLNKHMRTHTGEKPYCCSECGKCFNDSGDLRNHAIIHTGEKPFSCSECGKCFNQRRVLNRHKVIHTGEKTFCCSECGKCFNDKGHLKRHMRTHVGEKPFHCSLCGKCFNRSEHLRRHKASHTGEKPFSCSECHKCFNNRGDLKRHMRIHSGEKPFNCSKCGKHFNQRDYLKKHEQTHISGSVSTAQ